The following are encoded together in the Proteiniphilum saccharofermentans genome:
- a CDS encoding YqaA family protein, whose amino-acid sequence MLDGLAEFGYWGLLLASFLAATILPLSSEVVFAALIAAGYDIWSCITYATVGNSIGGATCYYLGRLGKIEWLEKWFNIKREKIDSMISRLQTKGAIMGFFGFLPGVGDLMLVALGFMRANTPIVMISMTAGKFLRYLVIAFGTDRILSWF is encoded by the coding sequence ATGCTCGACGGATTAGCGGAATTCGGTTACTGGGGACTACTGCTGGCTTCTTTTCTGGCAGCCACTATCCTGCCGTTAAGTTCGGAAGTGGTTTTCGCCGCGCTGATTGCCGCAGGATATGATATATGGAGTTGCATCACCTATGCCACGGTTGGAAACTCCATTGGCGGTGCAACCTGCTATTATCTGGGACGCTTAGGTAAAATAGAATGGCTCGAAAAGTGGTTTAATATAAAACGGGAGAAGATAGATAGCATGATCTCACGGTTGCAGACCAAAGGGGCAATTATGGGTTTTTTCGGCTTTCTCCCCGGTGTGGGAGACCTGATGCTGGTCGCATTAGGCTTCATGCGGGCCAACACACCCATAGTGATGATATCAATGACTGCCGGTAAATTTCTGCGGTATCTGGTGATCGCTTTCGGCACCGACCGCATCCTTTCATGGTTTTAA
- the polA gene encoding DNA polymerase I, with protein MHKNKLFLLDAYALIYRSYYAFIRNPRVNSKGENTSAIFGFVNTLEEVLHKENPSHIAVAFDPDGPTFRHQEFEAYKAQREATPEDIRRSVPIIKQVIAAYNIPILEVPGYEADDVIGTIAKRVDKDRFDVYMMTPDKDYGQLAESHIFIYKPKYGSNDFDILDDKKVMEKYDLSSPTQMVDLLGLMGDTSDNIPGCPGVGEKTAIKLLKEFGTIENLLAQSHQLKGALQKKVEDNREQILFSKFLATIKTDVPIEVKEDDFARKEINRETMKALFETLEFRTFLNRMFNQTPAVVVSKGPVQGNLFDTVEVEEETEIETLPPVELSAGYTDIHTTPHQYTMIRSEEEMAGLCKKLTAQPSVCFDTETTGMDPLLSDLVGLSFAFKEGEAWYVPISADREEACRQAAIFKPFFENEAIDKIGQNLKYDILSLRNYDIHVKGKLFDTMIAHYLLNPEIRHGMDYMAETYLKYRTIHIEELIGPRGKNQKSMRDVDPKIVVDYAAEDADITLKLKNILEREIHDNKLEKLFYDIECPLIYVLADMEWTGVRLDLKALEELSTQYTAELQRIEKDITDMAGIEFNVNSPKQIGEILFDRLMIVDKPKKTKTGQYKTSEEELEKIRSKHPIIEKILEQRGLKKLLGTYIDAFPLLINPRTGKIHTSFNQTVAATGRLSSTNPNLQNIPIRDERGKEMRKVFIPDEGCLFVSSDYSQIELRIMAHLSGDKNMTEAFSKGQDIHAATAAKIYKIPLEEVTGDMRRKAKTANFGIIYGITPFGLSERLTISRTEAKELIDGYFETFPQVKQYMDESISQARERGFVETILGRKRYLADINSRNAIVRGYAERNAINAPIQGSAADIIKMAMIRIFTRLQKEKLQSKMILQVHDELNFNVFPEELEKVKAIVTEEMENACQLSIPLKTDIGVGENWLAAH; from the coding sequence AATACCCTGGAAGAAGTACTCCATAAGGAAAATCCATCACATATCGCGGTGGCTTTCGATCCTGATGGCCCTACTTTCCGTCATCAGGAATTCGAGGCCTATAAGGCGCAACGTGAAGCTACCCCTGAAGATATCAGGCGATCGGTTCCCATCATCAAGCAGGTCATTGCCGCTTACAATATCCCCATACTGGAAGTACCCGGCTATGAAGCAGATGATGTAATCGGCACTATTGCCAAACGAGTAGATAAGGACCGTTTTGATGTTTATATGATGACACCGGACAAAGACTACGGGCAGCTTGCCGAGTCCCATATCTTCATCTACAAACCCAAATACGGCAGCAATGATTTCGATATCCTGGACGATAAAAAGGTAATGGAAAAGTATGACCTCTCGAGTCCAACCCAGATGGTCGACCTGCTGGGGCTGATGGGAGATACCTCAGATAATATCCCCGGGTGCCCGGGAGTAGGAGAAAAGACGGCTATAAAACTGCTCAAAGAGTTCGGCACAATCGAAAACCTACTTGCACAAAGCCATCAACTGAAAGGTGCGTTGCAAAAGAAGGTAGAGGATAACCGGGAACAGATCCTTTTCTCAAAATTCCTTGCCACTATCAAGACGGATGTACCCATTGAGGTAAAAGAGGATGATTTTGCCCGGAAAGAGATAAACAGAGAGACCATGAAGGCACTTTTCGAAACGCTGGAATTCCGTACATTCCTGAATCGCATGTTCAACCAGACGCCTGCGGTCGTTGTATCCAAAGGGCCTGTACAGGGCAATCTGTTTGATACGGTCGAAGTCGAAGAGGAAACCGAAATAGAAACACTGCCGCCGGTCGAATTATCCGCCGGTTACACCGATATCCACACAACACCCCATCAATACACGATGATACGGTCGGAAGAGGAAATGGCAGGACTATGCAAAAAGTTGACGGCACAGCCATCGGTCTGCTTCGACACGGAAACTACCGGTATGGATCCGTTATTAAGTGACCTGGTGGGACTCTCCTTCGCGTTCAAGGAGGGGGAAGCCTGGTATGTACCTATTTCTGCCGACCGTGAAGAGGCCTGTCGCCAGGCAGCGATATTCAAGCCTTTCTTTGAAAATGAGGCTATCGATAAGATCGGGCAAAACCTCAAATATGATATCCTGTCACTCCGCAATTATGATATCCATGTGAAAGGGAAACTCTTCGACACCATGATCGCCCACTATCTCCTGAACCCGGAAATCCGGCACGGGATGGATTATATGGCTGAAACCTACCTGAAATACCGGACGATCCATATCGAAGAACTGATCGGCCCAAGAGGTAAGAACCAAAAAAGCATGCGCGATGTGGATCCGAAGATCGTGGTCGATTATGCCGCAGAAGATGCCGACATCACACTGAAACTGAAAAATATACTGGAACGGGAGATTCACGATAACAAACTGGAGAAGCTGTTCTACGACATTGAATGTCCTCTTATCTATGTGCTGGCCGATATGGAATGGACCGGGGTAAGGCTCGACCTGAAAGCATTGGAAGAGCTTTCTACCCAATACACCGCCGAACTGCAACGGATTGAAAAAGATATCACCGATATGGCCGGTATCGAGTTCAATGTCAATTCTCCCAAACAAATCGGTGAGATACTGTTTGACAGGCTGATGATCGTGGATAAGCCGAAAAAGACCAAGACCGGACAATATAAAACCAGTGAGGAAGAGCTGGAGAAAATCCGCTCGAAACATCCGATCATCGAAAAGATACTGGAGCAGAGGGGACTTAAAAAACTGCTCGGTACTTATATCGATGCATTCCCGCTGCTTATCAATCCCCGTACGGGTAAGATACACACCTCATTCAACCAGACGGTAGCCGCCACAGGACGCCTGAGCAGCACCAACCCCAATCTGCAGAATATCCCTATCCGTGATGAACGGGGTAAAGAGATGCGGAAAGTATTTATTCCCGACGAAGGATGCCTGTTTGTTTCATCGGACTACTCACAGATCGAACTGCGTATTATGGCTCACCTGAGCGGTGACAAGAACATGACCGAAGCGTTCAGTAAAGGGCAGGATATCCATGCCGCTACTGCTGCCAAGATCTATAAGATTCCCCTCGAAGAGGTCACCGGGGATATGCGGCGTAAGGCAAAGACAGCCAACTTCGGGATTATCTACGGTATCACACCCTTCGGCCTGTCAGAACGGCTTACCATCTCCCGTACCGAAGCCAAAGAACTGATCGATGGATATTTTGAGACTTTCCCGCAGGTGAAACAATATATGGATGAAAGCATTTCCCAGGCGCGTGAGAGAGGATTTGTAGAAACGATTTTAGGACGTAAACGGTATCTCGCCGATATCAACTCCCGGAATGCCATCGTACGTGGCTATGCTGAACGGAATGCCATCAACGCCCCTATCCAGGGGAGTGCGGCAGATATCATCAAAATGGCCATGATCCGCATCTTCACCAGGCTACAAAAGGAGAAGCTCCAATCCAAAATGATCCTTCAGGTACATGACGAATTGAATTTCAATGTATTCCCGGAGGAATTGGAAAAAGTAAAAGCAATTGTGACGGAGGAGATGGAAAATGCCTGTCAATTGTCAATCCCGCTGAAGACCGACATAGGGGTGGGGGAAAACTGGCTGGCAGCACACTAA